The nucleotide sequence CGCCAGCCCGCCGGCGCCGAGCACCACGGCCACCACCGGCAGCACCCACACCAGGGCGGCCACGCCCGTCCCCTCGGGGGTGAGGACGATGTCCTTGCCGTAGCGGCTCACGAGGAAGGCGCGGATCTCGGCGTCGGACTCGCCGGCGTCCACCCGGCGTCGGATCTCCTGGCGGACGGCGGCGGCGGCCGGCGTCGCCGACTCGGCCGCCGACAGCCCCTCGCAGGTCGGACAGCGCACGTCGGCCGACAGGCGGGCGGCCCGGGCCGCCGGGCTGGGCGGCCCGTCGCCGCCACCGGCGCCGACGAACAGCGCCCCGGCCACGACCGGCACCAGGAGGAGGAACGCCAGCCACCGCCGGACGGCCGTCACCCGCCGTCCCCCACCAGGCCGAGCAGGCCGTCCAGCCACCGCCGCACCGACGTCACCCGCCGGCCCCCACCTGGCCGAGCAGGCCGTCCAGGCCGTCGGCCGTGACTCCGCCCACCAGGCGCGTGCGCACGATCCCGGCCGGGTCGACCAGGAACGACTCGGGGACGCCGCGCACGCCGAAGTCCACCTTGGCGCCGACGTCGTCCACCACCGGCCACCCGCCGCCCCGCTCCCGGAAGAAGCGGGCCACGTCCTCGGGCTGGTCGTCATAGACGACGGCCAGGACCTGGACGTCCTCGGCGGGA is from Acidimicrobiales bacterium and encodes:
- a CDS encoding cytochrome c-type biogenesis protein CcmH, which encodes MTAVRRWLAFLLLVPVVAGALFVGAGGGDGPPSPAARAARLSADVRCPTCEGLSAAESATPAAAAVRQEIRRRVDAGESDAEIRAFLVSRYGKDIVLTPEGTGVAALVWVLPVVAVVLGAGGLAFAFRRRRASGTAAATAEDRRLVEQALRQGVTR